DNA from Desulforegula conservatrix Mb1Pa:
AAGTCCGGTCAGATTGTGGAATCAGGAAAGACTCAGGAAGTTTTTGCAAATCCTGCCACCGACTATTCGAAAAACCTTATAAAGGCCGCATTTTTCTGATAAGTAAACATAGAAATGCAAAGGTAATCTTGGCAACCAAATATTCGGAGACGACAATGAAAAATATACTTACAATGACTGTTTCGGCTATTCTTGTTTTCATGCTCTGCGCTTGCGGAAGCGTAAAAAGAATAGACCCTGAAGAGCAGGTGGATCTGAGCGGAAAATGGAACGATACTGACTCAAGAATGGTGTCAGAGGCAATGATTGATGACGCCCTGAAACAAAGGTGGACAGGGGACTTCTCATCCAGGAAGTTCAGAAACCCTGTTGTGATTGTAGGCCAGATAAGAAACATGACCCATGAGCACATCAGCACAGAGACATTCACCAAGGACCTTGAAAGAGCCCTTCTCAATTCCGGCAAGGTGGACTTTGTCGCAGCAAAAAATGAAAGGGGTGAAATAAGAGAAGAAAGGGATGATCAGGCAGCAAATGCCCTACCCTCAACTGTGAAGAAAAACAGAAAAGAAATAGGGGCTGACTTCATTCTAAGCGGAACAATCAATTCAATTGTTGATAAGGCTACCCAGGACACAGTGATCTATTATCAGGTCAATCTTGAAATAATCGACATGGAATCAAATAAAAAAATCTGGATTGGCGAGAAAAAACTTAAGAAGCGTGTAAAGTGGCAAAGTGTAAATTTCTGATTACTGATAGAATATAGTTAGTGCATCCTGCGGGTCGCTTTTTTGAAAAAAAGCTCCGCAAAAAACTTAACCAATTTTAAATTTTTGAAGTTGTATTTTTGATTATGGATGACAGATCTATACTCATCAATGTCACAGCTTGAACATTTGAAATGAGTCAGGCCTCTTGAATGGCAAGCCTTTTGTTGCATCATTACTGGAAAACCATTTTGAAAAAGGGTTTTCCAGACCTTTCCCAAAACTTTTATGGTTTTTTATGGCGAGTTGATAACATATGTTTTTCAAGCAAAAGAATCCATAACCGAAAAGTTTTTGCCAAGCTTTTTTCAAAAAGCGGCCTTTGACCTTTCATTTAACAGAAGAGTTTAAATAATGACGATGTGAAGTATATATTTCAAAAACCATCAAACAATAATCAGCTATTGTTTCTCAGCCGTAGGGTGCTCAAGCCTTAAGGCTTGCGCACCATCAGAATTTTGTCATTTATACTTTCATATTTTTTCAATATGCCGATGCAGCTTATATGCAAATAGAAAACAACAATAAATACAGTTTCATAAAATACGTCTTTATAAATACTCTTTTCATCTGCATTTTATTAATCTCAGGGTGCGCCCCGGTAATAGACTACAAATCAGCTTCAAGAATGCTCGCCACAAGGGACTGTGAGGGCGCAAAGCAAATCCTCAGCCAGGACAAATATGGTTCCAAGAATCAGCTGCTCTTCCTCATGGACTCGGGTATACTCAACATGCAGTGCGGCGACTACAAAAAAGCCGTGGATTTTTTCAGCAAAGCTTCTGAGCTGGGAGATGATTTATGGACTGAAAGCGTATCTTCCAATATCTTGAGCTTTGTCACCAATGACCTTGTCCTGCCATATCAAGGAGAGGATTTTGAAAGGGTCATGCTCCCGCTCTTTTCCGGGCTTTGCTATATGAAACTTGACAGATATGACGAAGCACTGGTCGATTTTAAAAAGCTTGATATCATTCTTGGAGAAATGAACTCGAGGTATGATTCTAAAAACATCTACAAGGAAGATGCCCTTGCAAGATATCTTGGAGGTGCACTTTATGAAAGCTTCGGAAAGTATGATGACGCGTTCATAGATTATTATAAAGCCTTCAGAATATACAGGGATTACCAGCGAGATTACGGAATGAAGATCCCTGATTTTGCAGCCCAGGATCTTATATATGCTGGCAAGAAAAGCGGAAGGCTTAATGAAGCCATTGAACTAATGGGAGCTGATTATTATAAAACCGTTCCGCCCATTGATACTGCTTCAAAAGGGAAAGTCGTATACATAACCTTTGCAGGTTCTTCTCCTGTGAAGCATGATGACAGGATTGTGCTGCCGTCCCATGTGGGCCCTATTACAGTGGCATTCCCAATCATGCTGCCGTCTTCAATTCCTTGCAGGCCTTCAAGTATTCTTATCCAGGGAGCAGATCAGTCTTATAACGCGAGACTCGAAACAGCTGAAAACATCAACTCGATTGCAATGAAAAACCTGGAAGACAGGCGTGCGAGATATATAGCAAAGGCACTTGCCAGGGCAACAGCAAAACAGGTTGTCATTCATCAAATCGGGACAAGGTCAACCGACCATGAAGACACAAGAAATCTAATAAAAATATTCCTGAACATCATGAATCTGTTTCTTGAGCAGGCTGATACCAGATCGTGGAGAA
Protein-coding regions in this window:
- a CDS encoding penicillin-binding protein activator LpoB, with product MKNILTMTVSAILVFMLCACGSVKRIDPEEQVDLSGKWNDTDSRMVSEAMIDDALKQRWTGDFSSRKFRNPVVIVGQIRNMTHEHISTETFTKDLERALLNSGKVDFVAAKNERGEIREERDDQAANALPSTVKKNRKEIGADFILSGTINSIVDKATQDTVIYYQVNLEIIDMESNKKIWIGEKKLKKRVKWQSVNF
- a CDS encoding COG3014 family protein — its product is MQIENNNKYSFIKYVFINTLFICILLISGCAPVIDYKSASRMLATRDCEGAKQILSQDKYGSKNQLLFLMDSGILNMQCGDYKKAVDFFSKASELGDDLWTESVSSNILSFVTNDLVLPYQGEDFERVMLPLFSGLCYMKLDRYDEALVDFKKLDIILGEMNSRYDSKNIYKEDALARYLGGALYESFGKYDDAFIDYYKAFRIYRDYQRDYGMKIPDFAAQDLIYAGKKSGRLNEAIELMGADYYKTVPPIDTASKGKVVYITFAGSSPVKHDDRIVLPSHVGPITVAFPIMLPSSIPCRPSSILIQGADQSYNARLETAENINSIAMKNLEDRRARYIAKALARATAKQVVIHQIGTRSTDHEDTRNLIKIFLNIMNLFLEQADTRSWRTLPGEIIISRFYLPKGTFSIKSKGCPALSDYDRKVEIVPGSTTFIVNETAVSGF